A region from the Pelobates fuscus isolate aPelFus1 chromosome 1, aPelFus1.pri, whole genome shotgun sequence genome encodes:
- the HOXC13 gene encoding homeobox protein Hox-C13 → MTTSLLLHPHWADTLMYVYETSPNDKTHKSSPAMEGLSGNCSSTHCRDYISHPALGRHSSTIGTHQGPVYTDITTPEAARQCPGPPSSSNASLGYAYPFGSSYYGCRLSQSHNVNLHQKPCSYHPNEKYPEPSNSLQSEDFSSRAKEFAFYPSFASSYQAVPGYLDMSVVPGISSHPEPRHDTLISMEGYQHWALPNGWDGQVYCSKDQTQSSHLWKAPFPDVVPLQPEVSSYRRGRKKRVPYTKIQLKELEKEYAASKFITKEKRRRISTATSLSERQVTIWFQNRRVKEKKVITKCKTPHLHNT, encoded by the exons ATGACGACTTCCCTGCTCCTGCATCCACACTGGGCGGATACATTGATGTACGTGTATGAAACAAGCCCGAATGATAAGACTCATAAGAGCAGCCCAGCCATGGAGGGACTGAGTGGGAACTGTTCAAGCACTCACTGTAGGGATTATATTTCTCACCCAGCTCTGGGGCGCCATTCCAGCACCATTGGGACCCACCAAGGACCTGTGTACACGGATATAACCACCCCAGAGGCTGCCAGGCAATGCCCAGGACCCCCTTCTTCATCCAACGCTTCCCTTGGCTATGCCTACCCGTTTGGAAGCAGCTACTATGGCTGCAGGTTGTCTCAGTCCCATAACGTGAATTTGCACCAGAAGCCCTGTTCCTACCACCCCAATGAGAAATACCCAGAGCCCAGCAACTCTCTGCAAAGCGAGGATTTCTCCAGCAGGGCCAAGGAATTTGCATTTTATCCTAGTTTTGCCAGTTCTTACCAGGCGGTGCCTGGGTATTTGGACATGTCAGTGGTGCCAGGGATCAGTAGCCACCCAGAGCCCAGGCATGACACTCTGATCTCTATGGAAGGCTACCAGCACTGGGCTCTGCCTAACGGGTGGGATGGACAAGTCTACTGTTCTAAGGATCAAACCCAGTCCAGCCATCTATGGAAAGCACCGTTTCCAG ATGTGGTCCCCCTGCAACCAGAGGTAAGCAGCTACCGCAGGGGCAGGAAAAAAAGAGTCCCCTACACAAAAATCCAGCTGAAAGAACTAGAGAAGGAGTATGCAGCCAGCAAATTCATTACCAAAGAGAAAAGGCGAAGGATCTCCACTGCCACTAGTCTCTCTGAGCGCCAGGTTACTATATGGTTTCAAAACCGAAGAGTCAAAGAAAAGAAAGTAATTACCAAATGTAAAACCCCCCACCTTCACAACACCTGA